GTGGCCGATGGCCTGGTTGCCGAGGGGTATCTGAGCGGCCTGCAAGCCCGTGAAGCCCAGGGTTCGACCTTTCTCGGCCAGGGCATCGCCATTCCCCACGGTACGCCAGAGACCCGCGACCAGGTGTTCACCACGGGTGTGCGCCTGCTGCAGTTCCCCGAAGGGGTGGACTGGGGCGATGGCCAGATCGTCTACCTGGCGATTGGCATCGCCGCCAAATCCGACGAACACTTGCGCTTGTTGCAGCTGCTGACCCGTGCCCTCGGTGAAACCGACCTCGGCCAGGCGTTGCGCCGTGCCGGCAGTGCCGAAGCGTTGTTGAAGCTGTTGCAAGGTGCGCCCCAGGAACTGGCGCTGGATGCGCAGATGATCAGCCTGGGCGTGTCTGCCGATGATTTTGAAGAGCTGGTATGGCGCGGTGCGCGCCTGCTGCGCCAGGCCGACTGCGTGAGCAATGGTTTTGCCGCGGTGTTGCAACAGGTCGACGCGTTGCCCCTGGGCGATGGCCTGTGGTGGTTGCACAGTGAACAGACAGTCAAGCGTCCGGGCCTGGCGTTTGTCACGCCGGACAAACCCATGCGCTACCTCGGCCAGCCGCTGCACGGCCTGTTCTGCCTGGCGAGCCTGGGCGAAGCCCACCAAACCTTGCTTGAACGCTTGTGTGCCCTGTTGATTGAAGGGCGCGGCCAGGAATTGGGGCGTGCCACCAGCAGCCGTGCGGTGCTGGAAGTGCTGGGCGGAGAATTGCCGCCAGACTGGCCCAGCGCCCGCATCAGCCTGGCCAACGCCCACGGCCTGCACGCACGCCCGGCCAAGATCCTTGCGCAACTGGCGAAAAGTTTTGACGGCGATATCCGCGTGCGCATCGTTGATGGGCCGGTGGGCGTGGTATCGGTCAAAAGTTTGAGCAAGTTGCTCAGCCTCGGTGCGCGTCGCGGCCAGGTGCTGGAGTTTGTCGCCGAGCCGACGATTGCCGGCGATGCACTGCCTGCATTGTTGGCCGCGGTCGAAGAGGGCCTTGGCGAAGAGGTCGAACCATTGCCGACCCTGAGCGCCCAGTCTGCTCCGGCGGCTATCGAGCCGGTGCTCAGCGCGCCATCGAGCGGCAGTCAGATCCAGGCCATCGCCGCCGCGCCGGGCATCGCCATCGGTCCGGCGCATATCCAGATTCCACAGCTGTTCGATTACCCCCTGCGCGGTGAGTCTGCCGCCACTGAACGCCAGCGCCTGCACACCGCCCTGGGCGATGTGCGTAAGGATATCCAGGGCCTGATCGAGCGCAGCCAGGCCAAGGCCATCCGCGAGATTTTCATTACCCATCAGGAGATGCTCGACGACCCGGAGCTGACCGACGAAGTCGACACCCGCCTCAAGCAAGGCGAAAGCGCCGAAGCTGCGTGGATGAGCGTGATCGAAGCCGCCGCCAAGCAGCAGGAGGCCTTGCAGGATGCCTTGCTGGCCGAGCGTGCCGCTGACCTGCGTGACATCGGCCGTCGCGTGCTGGCGCAGTTGTGCGGCGTCGAAACCGCCCAGGAGCCCAGCGAGCCCTACATTCTGGTGATGGATGAAGTCGGCCCTTCGGACGTTGCGCGTCTGGACCCGGCCCGCGTAGCCGGCATTCTGACTGCCCGCGGTGGTGCTACAGCTCACAGCGCCATCGTCGCGCGCGCCCTGGGGATTCCCGCCTTGGTCGGTGCTGGTGCTGCGGTGCTGCTGCTGAGCGCCGGTACGCCACTGCTGCTCGACGGCCAGCGCGGTCGCCTGCATGTCGACCCGGACGCCGCTACCCTGCAACGCGCCACCGTGGAGCGCGACACCCGCGAACAACGCTTGCAAGCTGCCTCGGCTCAACGCCACGAGCCGGCGCTGACCCGTGACGGTCACGCCGTGGAAGTGTTCGCCAATATCGGTGAAAGCGCCGGTGTGGCGAGTGCGGTGGAGCAGGGCGCCGAAGGCATTGGCCTGCTGCGCACTGAACTGATTTTCATGGCCCACCCTCAGGCGCCGGACGAGGCTACCCAGGAAGCCGAGTACCGCCGCGTCCTTGATGGGCTCGGCGGCCGCCCGCTGGTGGTGCGCACCCTCGATGTGGGCGGCGACAAGCCCTTGCCTTATTGGCCCATCGCCCAGGAAGAAAACCCCTTCCTTGGCGTGCGCGGCATTCGCCTGACCTTGCAACGCCCGCAGATCATGGAAGCGCAATTGCGGGCGCTGCTGCGTTCGGCGGATAACCGGCCGCTGCGCATCATGTTCCCCATGGTCGGCAGCGTGGATGAATGGCGTGCCGCCCGCGACATGACCGAGCGCTT
This genomic stretch from Pseudomonas synxantha BG33R harbors:
- the ptsP gene encoding phosphoenolpyruvate--protein phosphotransferase, whose product is MLELTVEQISMGQVAVDKSAALHLLADKLVADGLVAEGYLSGLQAREAQGSTFLGQGIAIPHGTPETRDQVFTTGVRLLQFPEGVDWGDGQIVYLAIGIAAKSDEHLRLLQLLTRALGETDLGQALRRAGSAEALLKLLQGAPQELALDAQMISLGVSADDFEELVWRGARLLRQADCVSNGFAAVLQQVDALPLGDGLWWLHSEQTVKRPGLAFVTPDKPMRYLGQPLHGLFCLASLGEAHQTLLERLCALLIEGRGQELGRATSSRAVLEVLGGELPPDWPSARISLANAHGLHARPAKILAQLAKSFDGDIRVRIVDGPVGVVSVKSLSKLLSLGARRGQVLEFVAEPTIAGDALPALLAAVEEGLGEEVEPLPTLSAQSAPAAIEPVLSAPSSGSQIQAIAAAPGIAIGPAHIQIPQLFDYPLRGESAATERQRLHTALGDVRKDIQGLIERSQAKAIREIFITHQEMLDDPELTDEVDTRLKQGESAEAAWMSVIEAAAKQQEALQDALLAERAADLRDIGRRVLAQLCGVETAQEPSEPYILVMDEVGPSDVARLDPARVAGILTARGGATAHSAIVARALGIPALVGAGAAVLLLSAGTPLLLDGQRGRLHVDPDAATLQRATVERDTREQRLQAASAQRHEPALTRDGHAVEVFANIGESAGVASAVEQGAEGIGLLRTELIFMAHPQAPDEATQEAEYRRVLDGLGGRPLVVRTLDVGGDKPLPYWPIAQEENPFLGVRGIRLTLQRPQIMEAQLRALLRSADNRPLRIMFPMVGSVDEWRAARDMTERLRLEIPVADLQLGIMIEVPSAALLAPVLAKEVDFFSVGTNDLTQYTLAIDRGHPTLSAQADGLHPAVLQLIDITVRAAHAHGKWVGVCGELAADPLAVPVLVGLGVDELSVSARSIPEVKARVREFSLSEAQGLAQQALAVGSPAEVRALVEAV